TATGAGCGCCAGCCATACGTGTATGGTCTACGACGACGGTCTGACCATGTCGAAAGCGCTCGCCCGTTCCACCGTGGACATGCTGGTGCTGGACTGGCAAGGCACTCGCCTGTCCGGCTCCGAAGTCCTGAGGTCGGTGCGCGCGGTCGGCGGCGACCGCCTGCCGGTCCTGTTCGCTTCGGCCGAGACGTCCGAGGATAGCGTCGTGCGCGCCTTTGCCAGCGGAGCAGACGACTATGTCGGGCTGCCGCTGCGTCCGGGCGAGTTCCGCGAGCGTGTCGCGGCATTGCTGCGTCGTGCTTATCCGGATCGCTTCAGCGCCGCGAGTTTCGATGTCGGCCCGTACCATTTCGACATGTCCCGTCGCCCGCAAAGCCTTATCCAGCAAGGGTTGTTCAATAGTTGTTCAAAATTCGTTCAAAACTCCCAGTGCCGATTCGCCGTGCGCGGTAGGATAGCGCCACAAAACACAGAAACTCCCGGGGGAGCACGTGGGCGCACAACTGATCAAGATGCAACGTAGTAGGGATGCCAGAAGACGATTCGAGAATATCAACCAGAAGCGCGACGCCTATCTGATCGTCCACTACTCGTGTGAATCGTTCTATGACATTAAGGACGGGCGAACACCGCGCATCACTTCGATTGCCATCCGGAATTTCGCTTCGGGTCAAACGCACTCGTTTTCGATTCACAAATGCGCCGAACAAAGCGGCGTAAGCGCGGCTGACATTCCGAACGACTACGATAAGTTAGAACGGATGATGCTGGATGAGTACTTTGTATTCGTGCGCTCTCAAGGTGGGTTCAACTTTATCCACTGGAACATGCGGGATAACAACTTCGGCTTCCAGGCTATAGAGCACAGGCTGAAGGTGCTGAAGGGCGACCCTTTTGTGATTGACGACGCCCGCAAGTTCGACATGGCTAAAGAGCTAATCGCGATCTATGGCCCCGGCTATGCGCCTCACGGGGAACACGGCCGCCTATTCAGCCTTATGGACCTGAACAAGATCACGGCGAAAGACGCCATGAACGGCAAAGAGGAAGCTCGCGCGTTCGATGACAATCAGTTCGTCGCCCTTCACCAATCGACACTGCGCAAAGTGGACGTGATGTCCAACATTTTGGAACGCGTGCTGGATGGGTCGCTAAAAACCGCGGCCACTTGGTGGGAGGCGCGTGGTCTGCATCCTGTTGCGATCGTTGAGCTTGCGAAAGAGCATTGGCTTTGGACGTTTTTCGCATTGCTTTTTGGTGCGATAGGCATTGTGTCCTCAATCAAAGGGTTACTGTAGCCATCTGTTTCGTGGTCTAACTGGAGGCGACAATGACAAGTATCGACGAGCAGCGGGCAGAAGAGCGGGCTGCAATTGACAACGAACGGCGTGCGTTTGAGCGGCGCCAACGAGCATTCATCAAGGTCCATCAACAGTTCGCACCACAAGGCAACGGGGCACCCACAGATGTGGACCTAGAAGAACTTGACGCCGCAGATGCAGACCATCGAGCAGCTGTCGCGGAGATGGATCGTATCTCCGAAGAAATACGCACCGGTAAGCGCCGATAGCCCCGCTAGAGGGTAGGTGGCTTGGTGATCGCGCGCTCAGGGGCAAACTCGGCCAACGGGCGTAATCGATAACCAAGAAGGAGATTAGATATGAATGTAAGCAAGATATTATTGTTGGTTATGTTGGCAACAGCTTCCGACATAGCGCAGGCAGAGGTCAAACTCATGTTGTTCGGGGGCACGAGCCATGATGTTTATTTGGGCTGTCTGAACTGCTCAGATGTGGCACCGGATTCAGTCCACAATGATATCGGCCAATACGGTTCAGACATTTCGCCGCAGAGCATCTTCAATGACATAGGCCAATACGGGTCAGACATTTCTTCTGAAAGCCCTTGCAATGACATAGCATCTGATCCGCCGGTGATCGTCGACCAAAATGGAGGATTCTACGGGTATCTGACGCTCAATGATACGCATCCCAAAGCAGTTACCGATCAGAACATCCTGGCTTGGTTAAAATATAAAGTCTGCAAGGTGCACCGCTGACCGCCCCGAAGGGCGGCTTTCGAGCGGGGCAGATGGCTGGCGGGTCGGAAGCTGCGGCACGACCACGGCCCATTGCGTGACGATCCATATGCGCCTGGATACCAACTCCCGTCACCTTGTGCTGATTCTCACCTTCAGAGGTTCAAGGCCACGCGAATTTGCATACAGGTCAGCAATCACGTCTGTCATATGCCCGAGTAGCGCTTTGGTGTCGACGCCGCCCTGTTCCATGTAAAGTCGTTTCGTCAGACTGCGCATTTCGTGGAAGGTCGGCGCGTCGTCGCCCGTGATGCCGGCAAGGTCGCGTGCTTCCTTGAACTTCGACGTGAAGGTCTTTATCTTGATCGCCGCTCCTTTGGGCGCGTTTACGTTTGGCCTGATGTGGTGGATCAGGTATTTGCTGACGATCCCTGTGGACCTGCAGCGCGCGATTACGTCGGAGAGCGACATCCCGAGCACGTCCATGCGCAGTTCAACCGGGATCGCGATGCGCACGCCTGTTTTGCCGCGCGTTAGCACTGCATGGCCGTCCTGTTGGAAGCTGCGCTCCCAGCGTGCTACCGTGGAACGGTCCTGCCCGGAAACGAGCGCCAGCAGCATCGCATTTTGCAGCCACAGCGCTACCTGCGGCGCCTTCTCGTAGATCGCCTGGAATTCCTCGAACGTCAGTCGTCGGCGCTTCACCGTAACCTTTGCCTTGTCGGTCGCGTCGGCGGGGTTCCTGTCCATCCAGCCAAGTGCCATGCCCCGGCGACACACGGCGCGCATGCGACTGCGGATGTGAACAGCCCATTGCATTTTGCCGCGAGCTTCGACCTTCTCCAGCATGTCGGCGACGTGTTTCGTCGTCAGGGCTGCGCACGGGACTTTCCCGATCTCGTCGCGAATCGCGGAATCCACATACTTCCTGTGGCGCACCGTCTCGGGCTTCGCCTTGCCAACGGGCATCTTGTCCAATAGATCGCCGATAGTCTCTCGCGGCGTGTCCAGCCGCTCACTCAGGCTTCTTGTCACCTTGCCGGCTACTGCCTTGGCGTTCGCCTCCTGCGCTTCAAAGATCGCGAGTGCGAGATCGATGCGCCCGAGGACATACGTCTTCCCGTCACGCGGGTCGCGCCAGGTGTAGTAGCCGGGGCGTGGTTCGTGCATGTTGGCCGGCCAGTTGGCGCGGCGCCGGATGCGTGGTCGTGCTGCCATAGTTATTGAGGAATTCGTTGCGCAAGGCGTGGGCGAACCGTGCCGTCCTGAAAGACGGCGTTCTGTTCGACGTAGTAAGAGCGGCCGACCTTCACCGGCGTGGGAAAGATTTTCCCTGCGTTGATCCAAAGGCGCGCGGTGCGGATCGCCGGCGGCGGATCGAACTCGCGTTTCAACCACTCATCCAACCTGACTTTCATTTGACCTCCCGGGATTTGTGCATGGTTTTGAGAATTTGTTGTGCTGTTGCGGGCAGCGGGCCGGCATGATTGCCGCTGATCGGATCAAGCGGCATTTGTCACCTCGGCGTGCCCAGGCAAGCTATCCACGGCCAGCGGCCGAACGTGCCCGGTTTTCAGGTTGACGAACGCGCCGCACCAGCTGAGCCGACCGTGTCGGAAAAACTCCCACAGGATCCCGAGCGCCGGCGTCACGATCGCCTGGTTGATGAAAAGCTCCTGCCGCTCGAGCGCTTCGGCGAGGCCGCAACTGGGCGCATCGTCTTCCGGAACCGTTGTGTCGATCAGCTCGGGCAGCACGTCGTATGGCCAGCGCAGTGGCGTGCTGCCTTCGCGCGCCGCGGTTGGCCTCGATCCGAAGATGACCTGCCCGTCGCTGGCGCGATTGCCTAGATCCATCACATACGCCGCGGTCTTCCCGATTGTTGTTGCAAGCTTTGCTCGAGCAGCTGCGCTGTCGACGCACAGAATCGCGATGCCCGCGCCCAGATGCACGAGTTCGCTGGTACTCGCATGGATCGGGCGAGCATGCCAGTCGAGACCAAAGAACGCGTTGAGTCGGTGAACCAGCACGATGCTCTTGTGCATGCCGATGTCGGCTGGACTGAACATCTGACGGCCGATGTTCGCTTCGCTGACCGTATCGCCGTCGAACGCGGTGACGTGCAAGCCCGGATGCCCGAGGGCGGTCAGCGCATGATTGAGTCGCGCGAGGCCTGTCAGCATTTGCGAGCCATTGCCACCGCAGCCGATCAGCGCGATGTTCACGCGCCGATCGAGAAAATGCGCGGGCGTGATGTGCGTCATGCCGGCTCCGGAACCTTGAATACGGCGGACACCGGCACTTTCAGCGGAATGACCATGCCGAGCACGCAGAGACGGAACGCGACGCTCGGCGTTCCGCCATCCCCGAGGCCGCCAAGCACCGCCGAGATCTTCACTTCGCCGGCATCGTCTTTATCGTCCTTTGGGCTGAAGTACGCGGGCGCGGCGCCATGGCTATGGAGGTCGATCGCGAGCGATTCGTGCGGCTCCAGCACCGGTCGGTCGAACTTGATCTCGTCGGGCGACGTGGACGAAACATGAAGCGGCTTATAGGTGAGTGCCTGCTTTTCCTTATCCCACACCATCCACGCGGCATGCTCGTTCGGCAGGGCGCTTTGTGCTTCCTCCGCGAACGCCTGCACGAACGGCAGCGCGACGCCGAGCCGACCAAACGCGAGTTCGATCTTCGGCGTGACCACGCCATATGGCGGGCGCGGGCCAGTCTCGCTGTGCTTCGCCAATTGCTGGATCACATGGAGCCACGGCCGGCGCACCTCGACGAACACGCCCTCGGCGGTCATCAGGAAGCGGTGGCCGACGTCGAGCAGCGGAGCGAACTGTGCGTGCTTCGGCACGGCGACCGTCGGGGCGCTATCGAACAGCGCGACGTCGAGCGGGAACGCCTCGTCGTCTTCTGCCGCGGCGATCGCACGCGGTTTGGCGCGCGCGATCTCGTCGGCGACGCCTTGCGAAAACCGGTCGAGTGCAGTTGCGATGTCGCGCAGGCCTGCCTGCGTTGCGTCTTGAAACAGGGTGAGTAGTTTTTCCATGGCGTCAGTCCAGAGTGGTGATGTTGTCGATCACGTCCGCGAGCGTTCGCTTCGTGTCGATCAGGCGGTCAAGGGGAAATTCGGCGCCGTCGAGCAGGTCGAGCCAAAGACGCTCAGCGCCGCCGCGTCTGTGGATAAGTCGTTCGTTATTGGGGTGGGTAAAGCGGCTGCGGAAAAATGCATCCTCGAACGGCTTGATGCTGGCCGTATTGACGGCGTCTGGAGTCGTGACATTGCCGACGCAGATCTCGCCGTTTTCCCAGACGTTGTAATAGGGCGCGGTGTACAGCTTCGTCGTCGGGCCCGGCCGCTCGTTGTCGCGCAGCGCGAAAATCGACCAGCTGTCACGGTTGACAATGAACACCAGCGGCGGATGTCTGGCGTCGCCGGCACGCTCGCCGATCTTGTCGGTCGACTTGAACCACACGCGGCGCGTGCAGGCGGGAATCCACCACGCCAGCATGTTCGGGGCGAAATAGACGACACGCTCGTGCACGAAACCGCGATAGCTGGTTTTGCGGGCGGCGATCTCGGCTATCTCAGCCAACTGGTCAAGTGTGATCGGCACGCCGGGTAGCAACGTCGGAAGGCCGTTGACGACCCGGGCTGAGTGCTGCGTCGCGTAGACATACTGGGTGCCTTCCGAGCGGTAGAACAGCAGCGCGCTGTCGAGCTGCAGCTCCACGTCGTTGTCCTGGGCGATCACGACGGACTTCATGCGAACACCCGCACAAGTGTTTTTGCCTGGTATTCTTCGCGGCCAAGTATGCCGAGAAGGTGCTCGACAGCCTTGGCCAGAAGCGCAGTTGCTTCCATCTGCTTAAGCCATGTCGCGATGTCGCCGCCGACGATGGCAAGCGGTGTCGCGGATGCTGCGCTGAGAAACTCGCCGTCGGCTATGTATTGCAGGAAATCATCGACCACGCGGCCGACAACGTCGTCTTCGGTCCACCGCACGACGAGGGCAAGGTCAATGGCATCGAGACCGGCACCGCCGGTTCCGACATCCGCGAACGGCCCGTAGAAACGCGCAATGTTCCAGACGGTGTCCATCGCCGCGACCACCTCGGCAGCGAATTCATCGCGACCTGCGGCGCGTTTGACCTGGGCACGCGAAAGAACACGCTTCGGCGATGCCGCCCACTCTGGCATGCCGCGGAAGAACTTGTCTCGCGTGAAGAAATCGAACGTCTCAATCAGTTCTTCGCGGGACTGACAGTCGTGCAGGCTCATCGCTTCCTCTATCGCGACAGACTCGTCGGACTCGCCGTACCAGTAGGTGTATTGGGCGATGCCGAGGGCGTAAGCGGGCGTGCAGATGGTCGGCAGCATGCTGCATGCGTCATAGAGCGCGGCAAGTAACGTCTGGCCCAGCCCTTCGCGCAACTGTTCCAGCACAGTGATCGCACCGCCAACGCAAACTTGAGGGCACGAGATTGGGCCATTCGTGGTCTGCACCATTGCCCACAACTGATCAGTCCGTTTGAGCGAGTCGGGGAAATACCCATCGAGCGCCTGTTCGAGCTGGAGATTCCAGTCGAACAGGTGCATACCGTGGGTAATGCGATTCCAGCGGCGGGTGAGCGCGGTCGTCGCGAGTGCGAGTTCCGAGCGGGGCCGGCGCGCGACATCTTCGGCCTCGATCACGCCGGACTCGAGAAGCGACCTGGCGAGCGGGTATGTAAGCGACTCGCCCGAACTGATCGTGTACACGCCCGGAATATCGGTGAGGGAAGGCAGGGCAATCGGCGAGAAACTCATGGCAGCACCGGCATACTGGAAACGGGCAGTTGCAGACGCACGCCGGCGACGCGCCGCGACGCGAGGGCATGCAGGCGGCGTGCG
This genomic stretch from Paraburkholderia caffeinilytica harbors:
- a CDS encoding response regulator transcription factor, giving the protein MRIAILQRDPVMRQSIEKVLMSASHTCMVYDDGLTMSKALARSTVDMLVLDWQGTRLSGSEVLRSVRAVGGDRLPVLFASAETSEDSVVRAFASGADDYVGLPLRPGEFRERVAALLRRAYPDRFSAASFDVGPYHFDMSRRPQSLIQQGLFNSCSKFVQNSQCRFAVRGRIAPQNTETPGGARGRTTDQDAT
- a CDS encoding phage integrase central domain-containing protein — encoded protein: MHEPRPGYYTWRDPRDGKTYVLGRIDLALAIFEAQEANAKAVAGKVTRSLSERLDTPRETIGDLLDKMPVGKAKPETVRHRKYVDSAIRDEIGKVPCAALTTKHVADMLEKVEARGKMQWAVHIRSRMRAVCRRGMALGWMDRNPADATDKAKVTVKRRRLTFEEFQAIYEKAPQVALWLQNAMLLALVSGQDRSTVARWERSFQQDGHAVLTRGKTGVRIAIPVELRMDVLGMSLSDVIARCRSTGIVSKYLIHHIRPNVNAPKGAAIKIKTFTSKFKEARDLAGITGDDAPTFHEMRSLTKRLYMEQGGVDTKALLGHMTDVIADLYANSRGLEPLKVRISTR
- a CDS encoding excisionase; this translates as MKVRLDEWLKREFDPPPAIRTARLWINAGKIFPTPVKVGRSYYVEQNAVFQDGTVRPRLAQRIPQ
- a CDS encoding PRTRC system ThiF family protein, which encodes MTHITPAHFLDRRVNIALIGCGGNGSQMLTGLARLNHALTALGHPGLHVTAFDGDTVSEANIGRQMFSPADIGMHKSIVLVHRLNAFFGLDWHARPIHASTSELVHLGAGIAILCVDSAAARAKLATTIGKTAAYVMDLGNRASDGQVIFGSRPTAAREGSTPLRWPYDVLPELIDTTVPEDDAPSCGLAEALERQELFINQAIVTPALGILWEFFRHGRLSWCGAFVNLKTGHVRPLAVDSLPGHAEVTNAA
- a CDS encoding PRTRC system protein A yields the protein MEKLLTLFQDATQAGLRDIATALDRFSQGVADEIARAKPRAIAAAEDDEAFPLDVALFDSAPTVAVPKHAQFAPLLDVGHRFLMTAEGVFVEVRRPWLHVIQQLAKHSETGPRPPYGVVTPKIELAFGRLGVALPFVQAFAEEAQSALPNEHAAWMVWDKEKQALTYKPLHVSSTSPDEIKFDRPVLEPHESLAIDLHSHGAAPAYFSPKDDKDDAGEVKISAVLGGLGDGGTPSVAFRLCVLGMVIPLKVPVSAVFKVPEPA
- a CDS encoding PRTRC system protein B, encoding MIAQDNDVELQLDSALLFYRSEGTQYVYATQHSARVVNGLPTLLPGVPITLDQLAEIAEIAARKTSYRGFVHERVVYFAPNMLAWWIPACTRRVWFKSTDKIGERAGDARHPPLVFIVNRDSWSIFALRDNERPGPTTKLYTAPYYNVWENGEICVGNVTTPDAVNTASIKPFEDAFFRSRFTHPNNERLIHRRGGAERLWLDLLDGAEFPLDRLIDTKRTLADVIDNITTLD
- a CDS encoding PRTRC system protein F, with product MSFSPIALPSLTDIPGVYTISSGESLTYPLARSLLESGVIEAEDVARRPRSELALATTALTRRWNRITHGMHLFDWNLQLEQALDGYFPDSLKRTDQLWAMVQTTNGPISCPQVCVGGAITVLEQLREGLGQTLLAALYDACSMLPTICTPAYALGIAQYTYWYGESDESVAIEEAMSLHDCQSREELIETFDFFTRDKFFRGMPEWAASPKRVLSRAQVKRAAGRDEFAAEVVAAMDTVWNIARFYGPFADVGTGGAGLDAIDLALVVRWTEDDVVGRVVDDFLQYIADGEFLSAASATPLAIVGGDIATWLKQMEATALLAKAVEHLLGILGREEYQAKTLVRVFA